The genomic segment GCGCGGCACATGCGCCCCCTGCTGTGGGCCGTGCCGCTCAGCATTCTCATCCACAATATCGAGGAGTTCCCGCAGATCGTGCCCTACGCCCAGCGCCACGGCGTGCCCATCCGCATGCGGCCAATGGGCATCGCGGTCGCCCTGGCCACGCTGCTGCCGCTGCCGCTCACCATGGCCGCCGTCCGCCGCCCCAGCAACCGCCGCCTGCGGCAGGCCGCGATGGCCAGCGCCGCGCTCATGGCCTGCAACGCCGCCGCGCACCTGGCCCAGACCATCGCGCTGCGCGAGCGCTCGCCGGGCGCTGTCACCGGGCTGTGCGTCAACCTGCCGCTGGCCGTCGCCTTCTACCGGCGCGCCATCGCGTGCGGCTACCTCGCCCCGCGCGAGGCGCGGCGGGCGGCGCTGGTAGGCGTGGCCCTGATGGCCCCCGCCGCGCTCATCCTCCAGCTTGTGGGGCACGCCGCCGATTGGGCGCTGCGCACCATGGGGCGGACAGGCCAGCCCTAGCGCAGCAGCATGAGGCCC from the Chloroflexia bacterium SDU3-3 genome contains:
- a CDS encoding HXXEE domain-containing protein gives rise to the protein MAAAQKKRPARPERSPAMERRDPDEAARHMRPLLWAVPLSILIHNIEEFPQIVPYAQRHGVPIRMRPMGIAVALATLLPLPLTMAAVRRPSNRRLRQAAMASAALMACNAAAHLAQTIALRERSPGAVTGLCVNLPLAVAFYRRAIACGYLAPREARRAALVGVALMAPAALILQLVGHAADWALRTMGRTGQP